The region AGTGTGGGCAGTGTGTACGAGGCAGGCCAGCTGAACCTCCTCAGCATGCTGGAGCTGCTCCACCAGGCCCTAGGCCTCCTGGGGGAAGAGAGGGTCAAGATGGCAGGACACACCCCCATTGCTCAGCTCCACCCCCTGCTCCTGCAAGAGAGAAATCTGCAGATGGCCCGTGCCCTGGAGGACCTCCGACTCATGAGGTGGGTTACAGtgactatttattttttatatatatatatatatatataaaattgatATATTTTTAAAACCCATCTTGAACTGTAGtaataaagctattttaaatggTGTTGCTCCTTTCTCCTTGGCATCACTGCATCCCACTGTCTCGCTCTTTGTCCAGGAAGAGGATTTCAAAGGAGGAAATTCCCGAGGTAAAGAGCGTCATCAGGAAGTTGGAGATGGCGTGGGACCAGAAGTGGGCAGACTGTCTGAAACGCACGCCGCTGACCTCGTTTCTCAACGAGGATCCTGTAAGTGCCTCTTAGGATTTGTGACCTGGATGTATTAAATGGAGGCTCTGTCCAGATATAACCAGTAGCCCTTACCCCCTGCAGGCTAGTGCTATTCTACTACGACAACTGTAATCTTTAactttactgactttattgtccccgtGGAGACgttttgttgcagtgtcatgtacatgtttaaagtggcattaaatacaaaacaaattgacaatacaactttcataagttacataccaataaaaagagaccaggctgctggccttactgggtcgataggaacattagcccaagCTATTttggagggatatcacacctggcactAAGTGTCTAATTCTGTTTTTCCTTCTGGGTGGTGCCCTATACCTGTGCCCAGAGTGGAGTAGTTCAAAGTCCgggtacagggggtggcttgggtctaaaatgattttgtgagccttgcggagggccctgactttaaagatctcatccaggcctgtctgtttgactccatgTACCTTACTTGCTGTGGTGATATCCTTCTTTGCATATAtctctggctgacagtggcattgccaaaccaacaaacaatacaaaaagtaAAAACTCAAAAGATTTGTGAAACACTCGGTATAGTACAGTCAACCTTAAAATATCCCAGCTTTTTGAGAAAGTACAGTctgacttttttgttgttgtagatcAGGTTTGTACATTAACTCCACTGTAGCTTATTGTCAAAGGGTGACACCCAGATATTTgttttcctctacagtctctatGTTCTGACCTCCGATAGCTGTTGTAGGTGTTGTGCATAGACTTCAGGAAGCGTACATCTCATTGGTCTTGTTTTTATTGAGGACCAAGTGTGATTCCTCACGCCACTCTACGAAGTCATTTAGGACCGGACCATGGTGTTTCTCATcatgcaacaggctgatcaaGGCAGTGTCACCAGCGAATTTAACAAGGTGTCTGTCAGGATGGGAACTAGTACAACTATTAGTGTACAAGAGTGGGGTCAAAATGCATCCCcgaggagagcctgtgttggtggAGCGTGTGTCCGACACGTTGGGACCTACTTTGACCCTCTGTGACCTCTGGCTTATGAAGTCCAACACCCCCCCCCAATCTAATTAGAATTCTCTGGTTGATTGTGTTGAAGGCAGAAAAAAAGTCAACAGAACCCTCTTGGCACCCTATTGATATTCAAAGACCATGTTGAGAGTAAGAATGGCATCATCAACTCCTCTGATGGGCAAACTGAAACGGGTCGAGGAGCTTCTGGGTGGAGCTTAGAATGACTTTTCACAATTTTCTCAAAGCATTTGATTACTAAGGATGTCGAGACCACAGAGCAGTAGTCATTCGACACAGTGGGATTAGATGTTTCTCCGCAATACTGGCACATGTTGCTGGTGGAGCGAGGTTtggaaaatgtctaaaaacaccaGCCAGATGTTCAACGCAGTGCTTTAACACTTCCACTTTGTCTGGGCTTTTGTGTGCGTTACATCCCCTGAACAACTTCAAAACATCTGCCTGTTTAACAACAACCCTCTCAAACATTTTATAATGATGCTTCTGTTTGTTTTACCTCGGACACAAGGTCGTCAGATTCAAATCTTGAGAAGAATATTCAGTTCATTAGCCATGTTCTGGCCCTCATGTCTCCCAAGGTCAGCATTGGTTTTCCCCTTGCCGATGTAGGGGGCACAAGCCATGGATTTAATCCCTTGGCAGGCCACCCTTGAGTTTTCTGAGGAGAGGGTCTTCTCCACCCTTTGGTTGAATACCTCCTTGTCCGCCAGTATCTCTTTTGATCTCACGTTGTACATCTCTTAAAGCCTGTCTATCGCCCTCATAAACTGCCTTCTTCCTATTAAGTAGTGATTTAAGATTTTTTTTGATACCCTAGGCTTATTGTTTGGGCAGGTTTTAGTAGGCACAACTGACTCaacacagaagtttacatagtctgaaacaacaTCTGTGTGTTGATCAAGATCAGAGCTGCTGTCCTCATACCTCCCAGTCAAAACAAAACACCCTTGGAGACAAGTGATACTGTTGTCTTTTCAGATCTGGACAGTTTTAACTGTGGGCTTCCCCCTCTCCAGGAGCTGACGGTAGGTTGGCCGGAGGTAGGCAACATTGTGGTCTGATGTCTCCAGGGGAAGTCTGGTGGTGGCAGAGAAAGCATTTGGTGTTGTCCCACAGCGCAAATCAAGAGTCTTCTTTTTCCTAGTGACATTTCACATACTGGTGGTACGTGCGCAGGACCTTGTGCGAAGTACAGTTGTTAAAATCCCCTAAAATGTGGGTGCGTCGGGAGATGGATTCCGTTTTCTGTGACGACAGATTATACATTTTGGATTTTGCTGTATTAGCTTTTGGTTGTAAGTACACAACGGTCACAAACAATTGGGGCAACTCACGGGGCAGCTGGTAGGGTCGCAGTGACACAGAAAACAGTTCAATGTCAGGGGTACAGAGGTCGTACCAGGATTAATTTACACCACTGGTCCCTGACAAGCAGGCAGACACTCCGCCGTGAGATTTTCCCAGTGACGGTCCGATCACGGTCCGCTCTGACCGGTGTGAAGCCGGCCGGCTCTACCTCCCTATTCGGGACTCTTGTCATCCAGCCAAGTCTCAGTAAACGCCAGCAAACAGGCCATCCGGTATTCATGTTGGAAGTGCAGATTCGCTGACACTTCATCCCCTTCCCCCTCAGTGAATGGGCATTGATCAGCAAGGTGGTGGGtacatttttaaatttttttaagtCTTTGTCTGATAACCCTGCGTTTTCCACGTTTGTAATCCACTCGCAGACAATCAGGGATTAGATGGGCCATTGGGATATCCATCGCGTTTGAGTTGCGCTGTAGTAGGAACTTTTGCTGCCACCAGCGTTTTTCATCATTTAGTCTGTTGGTAGCGATCAACAAGATCAGTCCAACACCCCACCACTGTAAAGCTATAGTTGACAGATGGTTTACAAATAAAGtgagcaaattaaaaacatttgttTAAAACATAAGAACGCCACACCAAACGTCCCACACACTGCGGGATCCagtaatttctctctctcccccttcaggCCCTTGACTTTCTGTGCCCCGTGGCTCCTCTGTCCTTTGAGCCGGCCACAGAAGCCAGTTCTAAATCCAGCGTTTTCTCCCAGTATCCGGCGACGCTACCCAGTGAGTAGAGGGAAACTAAATATTTCCACTTCTAAGTTGCTTTATTGTTTAACTGCATATTTTAACAATCATtaccttgttttttttttctttttaactTAGAATTTTCTGAGGAGAAGCTTGCGGAGACTGACTCCATTCCAATGGATTCTGCCCTCAAACGGTATATTAATACTCAGCCTGTCTTGTTTTCATTGCTAATGGGCAACTAGTAGTCTGATTCCTCtgtattgtgttgttgttggGAGGCAGATACCTGGGCAGTTCTGAGCTGTGCTCTGCCTGTCACTAGCCCTCCCTATAGCATACCTGCTCTCTGATGACCGGGGCGAGTTGAGTGAAATCGCAACGGACAGATACGGAGCAGACAACAATTATCCTGTCTTGTtcctcttttcttttctttttcttaACCATGAACCTCATTTGATCCACAGATGTCTTTATAACGTCTCTTTTTGAACAGCCTTTTCCCTCCAGCTGTTGAGAGGGTTGCATCTCTTCTTCCTAGTGTGGTCTCTTCCCCACTGACTCCCCTCCATGCACTTTGTGAAACTCCTCTGGCTATCCCTGTCAAAGCTCCCTCACCAAGCCCCCTGCCGGTATGTGATGTGCACCAAGTGTCCTATTCCATGTTCAGACTAGTGGAGGCTGCTAagtggaggatggctcataataatggcccgGAATAGagcgaatggcatcaaacaccttaaccaggtgtttgatttatttgatatcattccactGATTGCGCTCCAgttattaccacgagcccattctccccaatttagatgctaccaacctcctgtggtgcagATTGTcggaaggtttaaaaaaaaatatatatatatatattttttttttaaggctCATTGATTTAGCTGATTTCAATATTTTAATACTGCTTTTCATTTTTAAAGGCTTTCGGCCTATGTCACTCCTGCACACAAATGTCCTTAATTCATGTTTAATCACCTGTGACAATCTTTCCTTATAGGCCAGTGTAAGGAAGACTCCTTGTGCATCTCCAAAGATGTCTGCAGTGAAGAAAAAGGCTCAGATCCTGGACTCTGAGTTTGACAACTTGGCAAATCAGGTACAGTTTCCATACATTTCCTTACTCGAACCACAATGCAGAATGAGGGCTGATCCTTCTAGTCATTATTTTGGTAGTTGTTGGGAGGCAGATACCTGGGCAGTACTGAGCTGTGCTCTGCCTGTCACTAGCCCTCCCTATAGCATACCTGCTCTCTGATGACCGGGGCGAGTTGAGTGAAATCGCAACGGACAGATACGGAGCAGACAACCGTTATCTGCATAGACATGACTGATTTGAGTCACCGAAGAAGGTAGTCAATGTACCATGCTGCTTAACATGCCTGGAGTATATTTTCAATTGCCTTGCTAAGCGTGTGTATGTATTAGTTTGCAGAGGCTGTGACCACCAGCCCTGGTAACGGAAGTTTACAAGGACTTGCGCTGGGTGACTTACTGTGCACTCTTGGCACAGACCCTTTCTCCACCAGGAAGCAGATTCCACGCACCCCAGAGAGTTTGAGTGCGTATTGGACCTTATTTGATTATGTACTTTGAAAGGCAGAATGCTCTTTTACCAGTTTTGCTTTTTGTTGGGCAGAGGAGtaatgtgtttttattttattttttatcatcAGTTCTGGATGTGAGGAGTTCCTGGCGAAGGgcagtggaggaaggagaggctCAGAAGGCCCGTCTGTCTGATAAGTTTGACGGCGACGGCATCCTCAGGCACCTCACGGCCCTCTGCGAGGTACCGGAGACCTCCCTCAGCCCCAACATGCACTCCCTGAGCACGGGCCTGGATCCCACCAACGCCACCGACGGTTGCAGTACTGCAGCCCCCGAGCAGGCATCGCTCATGTCCACCCTGCCCTGGGACTCCTCCAACACGGAGGCTCTCCATAGCCTGAGCAGTAGCGACGTGGTCCAGTTCAGAATCGACCAAGAGGCGTTCCCAGAGCAGTTCAGTATAGATCAGGAGACTCTCCCCGAGCTGCCGGGCAACGACGGCAGCTTCCTGAGCTCCAGTGACGCATCCAACACAGAGGAGGAAGAGCTGCTCCTCCCCCAcatcccctccctcttcccccacatcccctccctccttcccatagAGACTGAGCCGGCCCTGCTGGTCTCACGCAGGCATCTGGACAAGATCCAGCAGGCCTTCAGAGAGGCCTCCTTCATGG is a window of Salmo salar chromosome ssa18, Ssal_v3.1, whole genome shotgun sequence DNA encoding:
- the LOC106577582 gene encoding HAUS augmin-like complex subunit 6 isoform X2 is translated as MSLTIFVSFVEFRPRNMFDKPNKDAFYIVTHFLLEKLNPTRFHDTYRHCWPVLDHKADAEFRKVTCAWLRDLMDEQGSTIPKVVASLFLSPGGPKFVNLMLHLANHVEFQEMQTFSTDGTWVPEAAAAPASSVQMALKRFQLVKTRFLRGAVEQDRILQEYQRQAQSEVKSLRDLRAEDAKYDDLLKCHKKEADKEDTPQAEKIQKVRSLWSSIDGVLSALEEERRVVGSVIRGDVDQYTLDGTGLALKIPRVLLERLEQLPHVSSVGSVYEAGQLNLLSMLELLHQALGLLGEERVKMAGHTPIAQLHPLLLQERNLQMARALEDLRLMRKRISKEEIPEVKSVIRKLEMAWDQKWADCLKRTPLTSFLNEDPALDFLCPVAPLSFEPATEASSKSSVFSQYPATLPKFSEEKLAETDSIPMDSALKRLFPPAVERVASLLPSVVSSPLTPLHALCETPLAIPVKAPSPSPLPASVRKTPCASPKMSAVKKKAQILDSEFDNLANQFAEAVTTSPGNGSLQGLALGDLLCTLGTDPFSTRKQIPRTPESLILDVRSSWRRAVEEGEAQKARLSDKFDGDGILRHLTALCEVPETSLSPNMHSLSTGLDPTNATDGCSTAAPEQASLMSTLPWDSSNTEALHSLSSSDVVQFRIDQEAFPEQFSIDQETLPELPGNDGSFLSSSDASNTEEEELLLPHIPSLFPHIPSLLPIETEPALLVSRRHLDKIQQAFREASFMDQHQGAQEMSPPQHDERNPDARDWLMATSLETAATVDVTDKVFSLDLDTIQSPSPPRKEQFSLSQLLTFSPIEDL
- the LOC106577582 gene encoding HAUS augmin-like complex subunit 6 isoform X1 — its product is MSNIQRTNGKYLWWSLLGLGFQPEVATSSGASKANVKHIILGPNMFDKPNKDAFYIVTHFLLEKLNPTRFHDTYRHCWPVLDHKADAEFRKVTCAWLRDLMDEQGSTIPKVVASLFLSPGGPKFVNLMLHLANHVEFQEMQTFSTDGTWVPEAAAAPASSVQMALKRFQLVKTRFLRGAVEQDRILQEYQRQAQSEVKSLRDLRAEDAKYDDLLKCHKKEADKEDTPQAEKIQKVRSLWSSIDGVLSALEEERRVVGSVIRGDVDQYTLDGTGLALKIPRVLLERLEQLPHVSSVGSVYEAGQLNLLSMLELLHQALGLLGEERVKMAGHTPIAQLHPLLLQERNLQMARALEDLRLMRKRISKEEIPEVKSVIRKLEMAWDQKWADCLKRTPLTSFLNEDPALDFLCPVAPLSFEPATEASSKSSVFSQYPATLPKFSEEKLAETDSIPMDSALKRLFPPAVERVASLLPSVVSSPLTPLHALCETPLAIPVKAPSPSPLPASVRKTPCASPKMSAVKKKAQILDSEFDNLANQFAEAVTTSPGNGSLQGLALGDLLCTLGTDPFSTRKQIPRTPESLILDVRSSWRRAVEEGEAQKARLSDKFDGDGILRHLTALCEVPETSLSPNMHSLSTGLDPTNATDGCSTAAPEQASLMSTLPWDSSNTEALHSLSSSDVVQFRIDQEAFPEQFSIDQETLPELPGNDGSFLSSSDASNTEEEELLLPHIPSLFPHIPSLLPIETEPALLVSRRHLDKIQQAFREASFMDQHQGAQEMSPPQHDERNPDARDWLMATSLETAATVDVTDKVFSLDLDTIQSPSPPRKEQFSLSQLLTFSPIEDL